The Coffea arabica cultivar ET-39 chromosome 8e, Coffea Arabica ET-39 HiFi, whole genome shotgun sequence genome window below encodes:
- the LOC140012629 gene encoding uncharacterized protein — translation MGRGTGEVRTAETPRGVLSRGDHSGQGQVRGIPSSGQAVTPQISCGYYDKSNHLENDCWRKSKKCLYCGSAEHQLASCPSKPKVGGSTQRPEKSTSKQTSAGGSRPKVPVRVYALNYQQIPDTTEVVESTIPIFHCLAKVLIDSGTTHSFVNSNFISGIDVKPIKLPYDLKVRTPIGEQTLIAKLVYKDCEIWVGERKLMTDLMSLALKGYDVILEMDWLARYHAQLNCKTKTVELCIQERQP, via the coding sequence ATGGGTAGAGGAACGGGAGAAGTAAGGACCGCTGAAACTCCAAGAGGGGTTTTATCAAGAGGAGATCATAGTGGACAAGGTCAAGTGAGAGGAATACCTTCCAGTGGTCAGGCCGTAACTCCTCAAATTAGTTGTGGCTACTATGACAAGTCAAATCACttggagaatgattgttggagaaagtcaAAAAAGTGCTTGTACTGTGGCAGTGCCGAGCACCAACTTGCGAGTTGTCCAAGTAAGCCGAAGGTAGGAGGTAGCACTcaaaggccagaaaagtcaacctctaagcagactagTGCTGGAGGGAGTCGACCTAAAGTACCTGTTAGGGTTTACGCATTGAATTATCAGCAGATTCCCGATACTACTGAAGTTGTTGAaagtacgatccctattttccactgTTTAGCTaaagttttgattgattcaGGTACAACACATTCTTTTGTGAATTCTAACTTTATAAGTGGAATAGATGTGAAGCCAATTAAATTACCTTATGATTTGAAGGTTAGAACACCTATTGGAGAACAAACTTTAATCGCTAAGTTGGTGTATAAGGATTGCGAGATATGGGTCGGAGAACGAAAATTAATGACCGATTTGATGAGTTTAGCtcttaaggggtatgatgtcatCCTAGAAATGGACTGGTTAGCACGCTACCATGCTCAGCTGAATTGTAAGACGAAAACGGTAGAATTGTGCATTCAGGAGAGGCAACCCtaa